The nucleotide sequence CCGCCATGGAATACATTTGCTGCTGGCATGGAGGACGATACGCTAGGTTTACCCGATGGTAAATGAGCCGGGCGTTGCACGGAATGAAGCCTGCAGAGATTTTGCGGTTCTATGGATATCAACGGTGCAGAGTTGCTGAAGGAAAGGAAAGGGAGTGTGAAGTTCATCCTGAATGACAGCGGCATCCTGTTCTTTCCGGCGACGCAGCAGCATCGCGATATGAAGGGGATGGGGTTGAGTTACGAGGATGATTATCGCGGGAATGCGGTGGCGGGATTGGTGATGGAGAGGCGGGTGGAGATACGGTTTCACAAGGCGTTCGCGGATGAGCGGATCAAGAGGCTGTGGGCGCGCGTGATGGCGAATGCGGAGATTGCCAAGGCGGGATTGGGGAAGCTTTACTACCAAGGAAGAGAGATTTAACGAGGACAACGCATGAGCAACACGACACCGCCGGACATGGAAGCGAGGATGGAGGCGATCAAGAATGCTCCGAAGCGGGTGCGGCATGTGGCCGGGTACGGAATGCTGCTGGGGCTTATCGTTTTGCTCAGCTTTTGCGCATCGGCGTTCAGCGGGCATGTGGGGTGGGTGAAGGCGATTCTCATCGGTTTTTTTCAGATGCTTGTGCTGGTGTTCGCGGCGGCTAGTGTGCAAGACTGGCAAAAGTGGGGTTGGTGGACATTGCTGGCGTTGGTAGTCTTACGGACATTCGGTGGGCTGGGGCATTCGCTGCGCTTACTGCGGCTGATGCTGGAGGGTGGGCTGGCCGAGCATGGGCGGGATGTGTTGTTCGATCTCGTTGGAGTGGGACAGTTCGTGGTGTGCTGCATGATCTTGTGGCTGCTGTTCACCAAAGAGGTGAGGGAGTATATCTTTAAGCGGCAAAGCTAATGGGAATTAAGGCGGTAATCTCCTTGTCGGGATCGTTTGTTTAGTTTGCAATCAGGAAGAGAAAAGGAAACAAAGTTGTGTTACTCGCATCTGCCATCTTCATTGTTTTTCTCAGCCTGATGTTGAGTCGTGCCGTGGTGCGGCGGTTTGGTGGTGCGAAGGGTTTTGTAGGGGAATTGCTGCTGAAGAGTTTTGAAACAGGTTTGGCGAGCATATGGAGCCGGCTGGTGACGGTGATCGGGTTTCTAATGGTGATGTGCTCAGTGTTGCTGGGAGTGGAGCGGGGCTTCTTTGTGCTGACGGCGGAGCGCACGACGGGGACGGTGGAGGCGTTGGTTGAGAGTCGCGATGAGGATGGGCATAGCAGTTATGCGCCCAAGTATCGTTATCGTGATGCGCAAGGGCAGGAGCATACGGACCAGCCGAACACTTATTCAGCAGCGGGCAACTATGCGGTTGGCCAGACGGTGGCGGTTTTGTATTCGCCTTTCTGGCGATGGAGATCGGTAATCGATGATGAGGTTCACATCTGGGGGATGGTGGGAGGATTAGCCATAATAGGCGGGGTTTTGCTGGTGATGGGTTGCTCGCGCTTATATTGGGCGGAGATCGCCGCGCATTTTCAAAAAGTGACGATCGTCAGCGGATGGCAAGAACGGATCGAGCTGCGAGCGTTTCATTTGCTGGACGCGTTTTTTGCGATGCCGGGCGGATTGCGAGCGGGGACAATGATGTGTGTGTTAATGGCGGTTTCCATCCCGGTCACTGCTTTCTTCGATCCGATCAAAACGGAACACATTTGGTGGGAATGGGCGGCTTTGGTCGGAGTGGCGCTTATGTTGGCCGTGGGATTGTTGAATCGCAGCCACTGGATGAGGCCAGTGGCAGTGCTGACGAGCCTCGTATTTTTTTACAATGCTTTTTGGGGCGCATCTTGGATTTACATGGCGGTCGTGTTCTTGATGCAGGTGGTGGTGCCGGTGCGGTATCTTTATTTTGATCCGAGGGTGAAGGATTATTTTCAGGGGAAGGTAGCGAGGAAAGATGGTGAGGGAGGCGATGGGGCGTTTGAATTTAAGGTGAAGGATTCGGCAAGCTAGAAGGACATCGCCATCATGTTCACGCTCGTAAAAAAATACGTGTTTAAGCCGGACGATGATGCGTGCTGCCTAACTGCATCGTATGGTTATAGTGAGGATTTTTCATGGACTCTGCAGCTTCAGAGCCAGAGTCATTTGACGAGTTTTCCAAATGAAGCAGTTGAGGTGCTGTTTGGCATGCAGGTACATCCCCTTGTAGGCAGAGTAAGCTGGTATGAGCTAATAGGTAAAAGTGTTGAGATGGATAGGCAGGAATGTGGATTCAGGTTTGATTGTGACATGTCTTCGCATTGGGAGGACATCATTGCTCTACGTTTGCGGTTTGGCCAGATTCGCGGAGCGCAATTGGAAGTCTTCGCGGAGGGTCGAGCTAGTGTTGAAGCGGCACCGGATATTTTTCCAGATGGTGAGGTGGAGTTT is from Verrucomicrobiia bacterium and encodes:
- a CDS encoding DUF3592 domain-containing protein gives rise to the protein MLLASAIFIVFLSLMLSRAVVRRFGGAKGFVGELLLKSFETGLASIWSRLVTVIGFLMVMCSVLLGVERGFFVLTAERTTGTVEALVESRDEDGHSSYAPKYRYRDAQGQEHTDQPNTYSAAGNYAVGQTVAVLYSPFWRWRSVIDDEVHIWGMVGGLAIIGGVLLVMGCSRLYWAEIAAHFQKVTIVSGWQERIELRAFHLLDAFFAMPGGLRAGTMMCVLMAVSIPVTAFFDPIKTEHIWWEWAALVGVALMLAVGLLNRSHWMRPVAVLTSLVFFYNAFWGASWIYMAVVFLMQVVVPVRYLYFDPRVKDYFQGKVARKDGEGGDGAFEFKVKDSAS